One segment of Brassica napus cultivar Da-Ae chromosome C3, Da-Ae, whole genome shotgun sequence DNA contains the following:
- the LOC106422798 gene encoding diphthine methyltransferase homolog gives MDAAHCYLEGNADALEFCPHEPHANLLAASTYTLEEGDLPSRSGSVYLFDIEHSRLNLLHKVDTTGVFDIRWSRGGGGSLALAQADADGCLRVYKVDDSQAKGYSLREVAGSKISSSMCLYLDWDQSSTSIVVGLSDGSASVVSFSDSNLETVQEWKGHDFEVWTASFDLNNPSLVYTGSDDCKFSCWDIRDSPGDNRVFQNSKAHTMGVCCISPSPSDPYSVFTGSYDETLRVWDTRSVSRPVNEISVSLGGGVWRIKHHPSLSGVVLAACMHNGFAVVKVSGGKGEVMESYNKHESLAYGADWYKGKDQKRSLVATCSFYDKLLRLWTPETTFEI, from the exons ATGGACGCAGCTCATTGCTACCTCGAAGGAAACGCAGACGCACTAGAGTTCTGTCCTCACGAGCCTCACGCGAACTTGCTTGCAGCTTCTACTTACACACTCGAAGAAGGAGATCTCCCCTCTCGATCGGGCTCTGTCTATCTATTCGACATCGAACATTCTCGTTTGAATCTCTTACATAAAGTCGACACCACCGGAGTCTTCGACATCCGTTGGAGCCGCGGTGGAGGAGGGAGCTTGGCGCTTGCTCAAGCTGATGCTGATGGGTGCTTGAGAGTTTACAAGGTTGATGACTCTCAAGCCAAAG GTTACTCTCTGAGAGAAGTCGCTGGTTCAAAAATCAGTTCATCAATGTGTCTTTATCTCGATTGGGACCAGTCATCGACATCGATTGTAGTTGGTTTATCCGATGGCTCTGCTTCTGTTGTTTCGTTCAGTGATTCCAATCTAGAAACAGTCCAAGAATGGAAAGGACACGACTTTGAGGTCTGGACAGCTTCGTTTGATCTCAACAACCCTAGTTTGGTCTATACTGGATCAGATGATTGCAAGTTCAGCTGTTGGGATATCAGAGACAGTCCCGGGGACAATCGGGTTTTCCAGAATTCCAAAGCTCACACGATGGGTGTTTGCTGCATCTCGCCGAGTCCAAGTGATCCTTACTCTGTATTCACTGGAAGTTATGATGAAACCTTGAGGGTTTGGGACACGAGGTCTGTTTCTAGGCCTGTGAATGAGATATCGGTGTCACTAGGGGGAGGAGTGTGGAGAATCAAGCATCATCCGTCTCTGAGCGGTGTTGTTTTGGCAGCTTGTATGCATAATGGTTTTGCTGTAGTTAAGGTTAGTGGTGGGAAAGGTGAAGTGATGGAGAGTTATAACAAGCATGAATCTCTTGCTTATGGAGCTGATTGGTATAAGGGGAAAGATCAGAAGCGGAGTCTTGTGGCAACTTGCTCGTTTTATGATAAGCTTCTTCGTTTATGGACGCCTGAAACTACGTTTGAGATTTGA
- the LOC106422679 gene encoding uncharacterized protein LOC106422679 gives MEAVEKPEETIPGNSSRLAGNPNWGTATVVGIFAGMLYGGSKEASASVSKDAEVMLKMGSTQDKREQHRLMRDAMEKRFTRVTRGSLIGGMRLGMFTASYFSLQNFLAETRGVHDVFNFVGAGSATAALFGLIMPGSLAWRARNVMLGSVLGATVCFPLGWLQLKLMEKANEGNKEEISHHGEVTSGVGAAIERLEQQLRK, from the exons ATGGAAGCGGTAGAGAAGCCAGAAGAAACCATCCCAGGC AACTCTTCAAGATTAGCTGGGAATCCAAACTGGGGAACAGCAACCGTTGTTGGGATATTTGCTGGAATGTTATATGGAGGGAGCAAAGAGGCTTCTGCTTCTGTG AGCAAGGATGCAGAGGTGATGTTGAAGATGGGTAGTACACAGGACAAGCGAGAACAACACAGATTGATGCGAGATGCTATGGAGAAACGATTCACCCGAGTCACTCGTGGCTCCCTCATTGGAGGGATGCGTCTCGGGATGTTCACCGCTTCATACTTCAGTCTACAGAACTTTTTAGCTGAGACGCGAGGAGTGCATGATGTTTTCAATTTCGTGGGAGCTGGCTCAGCTACTGCTGCCCTATTTGGCTTAATCA TGCCGGGGTCTCTTGCTTGGCGAGCGCGTAATGTGATGCTTGGTTCAGTTCTTGGAGCTACAGTCTGCTTCCCTCTTG GTTGGTTACAATTGAAGCTCATGGAGAAAGCAAACGAAGGCAACAAAGAAGAGATTAGCCACCATGGCGAGGTCACGAGTGGTGTTGGTGCAGCTATTGAGCGACTCGAACAACAGTTGCGCAAATAA
- the LOC106422799 gene encoding glutaredoxin-C1-like, with amino-acid sequence MGSMFSGNRLNKEEMEVVVNKAKEIVSAHPVVVFSKTYCGYCQRVKQLLTQLGATFKVLELDEMSDGGEIQSALSEWTGQSTVPNVFIKGKHIGGCDRVMESNKQGKLVPLLTEASAISN; translated from the exons ATGGGTTCTATGTTCAGTGGAAATCGATTGAACAAGGAAGAGATGGAGGTTGTCGTGAACAAAGCCAAAGAGATCGTCTCCGCTCACCCTGTCGTTGTCTTCAG CAAGACTTACTGTGGTTATTGCCAGAGGGTGAAACAGCTGTTGACACAGCTAGGTGCAACTTTTAAAGTACTTGAGCTCGATGAGATGA GTGATGGAGGTGAGATCCAATCAGCTTTATCTGAGTGGACTGGACAGAGCACTGTTCCAAATGTTTTCATCAAAGGCAAACATATCGGTGGATGCGATA GAGTGATGGAGAGTAACAAGCAAGGCAAGCTTGTGCCTCTACTTACTGAAGCTAGTGCTATCTCCAATTAA